Genomic DNA from Rubripirellula tenax:
ATGATCCGAAGCGAACGAGTGTGGCCGTTCCTGGACGACCGATACTGCAGCATAGAACTCCGTTTCCAATTGGTCGCCCAGGCCATCGCAACGTTCATCCAGCCAAGCCATCGAGACGAGCAAATCGTCGCGAACTTCCCTGGCGTAGCGGACATCCATCACGATCGGGAATCACGGATTTGTTTGCGTAGCTGCGATTCGGTTAGCGCGGAATCGGGATTTTCCAGGTAGTTCGCCAAGCGTCGGTCGAGTTCAGCGCGTTGCTGGTTAGTCAGTGATGTACCGGCGTCTTGCGGCATACGGTCCCAAATTGCTTGCACGACTAACAACTGCTCCTCCAATGGGAGTGATGCAATATCAGAAATGGCTTGTTCGACAGTCATAAGTCACCTGTGGCGGTTGGGTATTACCATCTTACCTTGCCGTAGAGAATCGGTCCAGATTCGCGAAAACCGCGTGAATACCGAAGCCGTCGAACTACTTCAGTCGGCGAACGCCCCGCATCACGGGGCGGCGGGAGTTGATATTGATTCCAAAACCGACTGGCCACCGCCGCTCCCGTGCATGCGATGGTTCGCCAGCTCATGATTCACGTATGACGTTTGCCAGTTCTACAACGCCATATCGCGGGCAGCCAGCAATGTTGAACGCAATTTTAACGGAACCATCGTAGCAGTGACATAGAGGCGATGAGCCATTGGAAAGTGATTGTTGCATTTCGTAGTGGCCAGAACCGCGGTACGGTTCGTACGAGTATTCGCCCTCGCACAACGGCGGGATGTCAGTTGCAAAGATTCCGACCGCGTCGTCACTGAAATAGAACTCGTTTCGGTGGTCCTTCTTTCGTTCCAGCTCAGTGTCGAGCACCTGTAGAATGCGACCGTACCCGATCGTCCGGTTTCCTTCGCGCAACAGGAATGGAAGTCCGGAAAATAATCGGTCGATGTGATTCTTCGGATTCGGAAACGTCAGTTCTGCGATTGTTGGCTGTCCGGGAACTAGTTTCTCAATGCTCCCATAGTCGTGAACCGCGTCCCAATCATCGCCAAGCAGGTACAACTGGGGGCGATAGCCGGATGCAACGCTAGAGCGTCGTCCTCCATGCGATTCTGGCAAGAGAGTCAATTCTACGCGGATGTGGGGCATAACTTTCGTTGGCGAACGTCTCACATCACCGGGTGGCGGCGATTGACGTCATTTCGAGAAAACGTGACCACCGCCACTCCGGTGCATGTGTTTGTTATCCGCCGTACTGGGCGGGCATCGGCCGACCGCTGGGCAGCAGTAACCACGTCGCCCCAGTCTAGCGGGCGGTTATCCGTTCAGACTCGGGCAAGGGAGCGTGAACGCCTAAACGCTAGAAAAGCGTAGAAGGGAAAGAGAAGAGATAACCCAACGAGAACGCAGACGTTGTAAATGACGATCAGGGTAATGTCACCGAAGAATGAAGAGGTGAAGTGTTGGAACATCCGGAACATAAGGATCAAAGACAAGGGCACAGACGGCAGCAAGAGAACAGGAAGTCGATGAAAAAACTGCGGGATCGGTCTATATTCAACACAAACAACAAAAATTGACATAGCCAAGAAGTAGCACACTGGCGCGAACACACACAGCCAGTAAGAAATCGCAATCGACGCAGGTAGAAACCCGATAAACATCGGAATAATTCGCCAAGCTGCAAGTGCCGACAAAACGGCAAGAAGGGTAACCGTGAATCGGTGATGGCGAGTAGATTCCGCTGCATGGAGTGATTGGCCGTCCACCGAAGAGGGAGAGTAGGGGTTTTGATTCATTTCGAGCGCATCAGTCGGATAACGGTAGCCGTAACCGGGCGGCGGCGAAAGATTTGCAAGCAATCGAAAAAACTAACCACCGCCGCTCCGGTTCACGGCATGGTTACCCGCGTTTTGGCGAACACGAAGTATGTCGTTCGGCTACGCGACACGTGATTCTAATCAGCGAGATACAACAGTACCAATATACACCAACCCAATACTGAGCCACGTCCATGCAAGCAGTTTAGCAAGGGTGCCAAAGGGTTTAGGCAGTTTGTATTGAAACGCAACGTGGTTGAAAAGAAGCATCAGCGTTACCACGATGCTCGTATATTTCCGGTAACCGTAGTCACCGTCTGCCACCAGAATTGCAACATTCGCAACGAGCATGACGAGTATAAAGCCGAGGAAAGCATTCTTGTACGGAAAACGATGCCGCGACGCCTGAATAGTTTCGGTCATCTGCTGCTCGCGTTTAAGTTTGGAGTGGCGTCATTCGGGTAACGGTTGACATCACCGGGTGGCGGCGAAACGCTTGCAAGCAGACGGAAAAATTGACCACCGCCACTCCGGTGCATGTCTTGGTTATCAGACTTACAACGCTGCGCTTCGGGGTGGCAGTGGAGGAACATTCGCCCGCTGCCGCAAGCTTCCCATCTTAACGCAATTTGCCCCGCTCACGGGTGGGAAGTGGGTGGTGTTCCTGGAGATCCGCAGTATTTGGTTCAAATCTGAATTGCAACCACAGGCATGCGATGGCAGCGGGGCACCATCGCATCGGGCTCATTGCAATGCGATTCTCAGGCTGCGTTTCGGTATTCGTCGTCACGAACATTCTCGACGCTAGGGCTTTGCCCGTCCGATTCGGTAACTTGCTTTTTGGGAAAAACTTTACCCCAGACAAAGTTTCCGACGAACGCTCCGACGGTAACGAACAGAATCAGTCCCTTGCCCCTAGGCTGGTTGCCGTCTGCGCTAGAAGCAACGAACATAATAGCAATACCTGCGCCAGCACCGACTAGGCCACCGACAAGTCCTCCGGGATTCAAATCCATTTTCATTCTCCAGTTTGGTACAAATCTTCCCCGCGACGAGAAAGCTGAGATCGTCATACATAGAGAATGTGCGTTTCGTCAACGCCAAGTCGGATAACGGTAGCGATATGCGGGCGGCGGCAGTTGACTAACCACTTCAGACCGGCGACCACCGCCGCTCCGTCATCATCGCATGGTTATCAGACTTACAACGCTGCGCTTCGGGGTGGCAGTGGAGGAACATTCGCCCGCTGCCGCAAGCTTCCCATCTTAACGCAATTTGCCCCGCTCACGGGTGGGAAGTGGGTGGTGTTCCTGGAGATCCGCCGTCTGGGATGCGTTGGTGCGAGAAGTAGCATCGCAGGATGCACCAAATAGCGTATACGGCCCAGGTAGCCGAGGCAAGTTGCATCAGGAGCACCGGCGAGAGCCGAGAAGGAATCCAGTTCCAAATATCCCAAGGGTCATGAGTGGTCGCGGAAACGACAAATGCAACGGGGTAGACAAAACACATCACGGCGGTCCATGGGAAACGTTTGAATGACGCGGGCGTAACGCGCAAGCCGTTGGTTGCGATGAACAACGCCCAGAAGTCAAGAACAAACGTGTCGGTCCAATACGCAACAGCGATCGGCCAGACAAGTTGGAACAGCCCGAAGCGGTTGACGACCTTTCGCGTGTGCGCGGCAAGAGGACGCGGAATGAGCGTGATACCGCGCCGTGTAAAGTCGAGCGTCCCATGGTGTGGTGCTTCGTATGGATTCACGTGTGCGGCCACAGCAATTTCAGTCGGATAACGACCGGCATCACCGGGTGGGGAGATTAAAGTTAACCATCAGAAAACGGCCGCAAGCCCCACTCCGGTGCATGCCATGGTTATCAGACTTACAACGCTGCGCTTCGGGGTGGCAGTGGAGGAACATTCGCCCGCTGCCGCAAGCTTCCCATCTTAACGCAATTTGCCCCGCTCACGGGTGGGAAGTGGGTGGTGTTCCTGGAGATCCGCGGTTTTAGTCCGTCCAGTGAATTCCGGTAAGGCCAGAGTCAGTCAAAATAGTAGGTAAAGTAACCACCAGGGTCAATCTGTGCGAGGAAGAACGCGGAGATGCACGCCAGCAAGTAGAGAGCAGGGAAAAGCGATGCTTTCTCAGGGCGGTTGATCGCCCGCGCAGTGAAGAACGAAGCGACAAATCCGGCCGGTGCCCAGAGCAGGAACCCAATCGTCAGGACCGCAGACACGTTAAAGATGATGCCAAGTGGTGTGCTAAATGAGCCGAGCTTAGCTCCCCGCATTCCGAGCGATGATTCCATCGTTACAACGACGTAAACGAGTAGTGCAGCGACAATCGGATACAGCGTGAGTGCAATCACGAGCGATCGAACGCACCAGTGCATGCCTGGCGTCACTGAAGAGTGCGACGTCGTCGGTTCGTATGGATTGACGATCACGCGTTACACTTCAGTCGGATAACGTTACCAATCACGCGGTTGCGGCCAAGTGACTTGCTATCAGGAAACGCGCGACCCGCAACTCGCGTGCATTGGATCGTTATTTGCCTATCCGGGTTGCTCGATTGATTTGACGAGTACGCCCAATGCAATTCGCATTGCGGTTGCCGCAGTCTCCAATTCTTCAACGGTGAGAACGACCTTTGTGCCAAGGAGTTTTGCATCTTCTGGGATCATTTTTATGTAACGGTCAGTGATTTCACCGCCAGCGTGAATGCAGACGTGCCGTTTTTGGAATACACGCCGAAGAGCCAGAAGATTGTTGCCCGTGACGCTTGCCAGCATATCTACGCCCGCATGATCCTTGAAGTATTTGCGAGCGTCAAACAGGACTTGGAAGTTACCCTTTTCGCTGCTAACGCGAGTCGCTTTGCGATTGCAGAAGACCTCAAACGTGGAGACAAGGTCGCCATAGGCGTGACGTCGTTGACGATTTTTATCAGGTTCAGTGTCGAGTTTGCGTTTGATGTTGGCCCAGTTGGCATCGTAGACCTGGAGGTTTTCACAACTACAGCCTGGGCAAAAGCCGAAGATTCCATACACTTGAAATCGTATCGAGCATTCCGCGCAATGGAATTCAGTATCGACTTCGCGTTCGACGTAGTCGGGGCGAACCGCTCGCTTGGTCGGTTGGCGTCCTGGTTTATAGGTGATGTTCTTTGACCCGCGAAACGCGTTCTTGAACATTTTTTGGAATTCGTTTATCGCGTAAACGCGAGCTTCTTCAATTGCCGCTTCTTTGGCATATTTCAATTGCGGCGAAGTGAAGAGGCTGTTGCGTGAGAACCGAACACCGCAATACGGGCAGTGAAGATAGTCGCCGTGGTCTGGGACATAGATTTTGAAGTACTGCTTGCAACCTGGCGCATCACAAGCGCGGCCGACGAATCCATCGGCGTCCGTAGGAATCGCAATTGTGAATGTCTTGTATCGCGACATCAGTCACCATGGGGCAAATAACGGTTACGATCAGCCGGCGGCGACGGAAGATCAACCACTTCAAATCGCCCGACTTCGCCGCTCGGTTGCATCGTTTGGTTCCCCGCCGCCTAGTGATGGTGTTGAGGTCAGCGTTCCATCAGCAGCAAACACTGGATTCTGGCGGTAGAGCCCAAGGAAAGCAAATGCAATTGGTATCCAAATCGGCATTAGGAGGATGAATTGAGCCATAAGTCCGCCGTTTGCGATCCCTGTTGCGGCTCCAATTCCCCGACCCGCGTTCGGTAGATTCCACATCGCACCAATTGCGAAAAAGTAAAGAACTTCAAACAGCAGCAACATCGCAAGTAATCGTGCACAGGTCGCGGAGCCAAGACAGAGCCCAACGGAAGCGACGATGATCGAGATGTAGCAGACGATGCAAATCGCGGACATTACGTAAAACGCAGTGAAAAAGTGGGGCAATTGAGCAATGTCCGGCGATTCGTCGAACGCACCTTGAAACGCAACAAAGAGTGAACCTGCGTTGTATAGCAGTCCGAATAGAGCAGCGCAAATCAGCAACGTCGCAATAGCATAGGATGCGTAACGTTGAGTCGGTGTGCGTCTTGTGGTCATCAATTTCAGTCGGGGAACGACAAAAATCACCCGGTTGCCGCCAAGTGACTTTGATTTCAAGAAACGCCCGATCGGCAACTCGGGTGCATTTTATGGCTATCGCGATTGTCGTTTGGCGTAGCGTTCGAGTACAGCATCCGCCATGAGTTCTGGAGTGAGTTCACGTTGATTGTCGCCGTCACCGAAGTACTCGCCCGGCCAAAATACCAAATCGGAAATCTGATTGTCACCAAGTGTCTTTTTGATCGTTGTGAAGACGTACTGCAGATACGCGTTGTCGCATGGGTCGGCGAGTACTTTTGCAAACATAGTGGCAAGGGCGTCACGCTCTAACCCCGGCAAAGCTTCCGTGGCGCGATCAGTCAACACGCGACGGACATAGTCAATGTGTTCTTCTGCCCCGTAGATTCCTTGGAACTCAGAAAACGGAATGCTTGTACCAGCCAATTGATTGAACTCGGCAAGAATTGAAGCGTCGGCATTTTCGTCGCCGCCATCTAGCCGCGCCGCCAGTGCTGCAAGGCGCTGCAACAGGTCTTCATCGAGTTTCGGTTGAGCCATGATTCGTGAACTCAAAAGCGATAACGTCCGCGATGACCGAGTCGCGGCAATGTGGTGACCATTTCTAAACGCCGTACCCGCGACTTCGGTCCATCGCTTGGTTCGCCGCATTTGTGCAGCGGCATGCGGGCATGATACAATGGAGTGTCCGTCAGCAATATCGGAGAATCCTATGGTAAAGGTAGTAGCAACGAACGACCAAGCCAAACTGCTCGCCGAATCGAACGAATCCGTCGAGTTTGTCGATGCCAATGGCAAGCGACTCGGAACGCTTATGCGTCCCCCAAGTGATGAAGACATCCGAATCGCCAAAGAGCGCATTGCAGGTGACGGCAAACGCCACACAACCGATGAAGTTGTGACGCGTCTCCGTTCGCTGGAGCAATCGTGAAGTACAATGTCTATTGGGAAGAGAATGCGACACAGGAAGTTGCAGCGGAATCCCTTGCCGGAAATGACAAAGTCGCAATCATAGACGCGACACACCAAATCGACCGAGCACTAGAATCCGATCCAATCGGGAATGGTATGCCTCTCAACGAAGGAATGTTCTACATAGACCGTCCACCACTGAGAGTGATCTATTCGATCTATTCGATCGATGCGGAAGCCAATCGCGTGGATGTCGGGCGTATCCGCCGCATACCGTAGCGCCCAGTCGACGAACGTTACCGATCACCCGGTCGCCGCGGGAGATCTTCCATTGTCAAAACGCCCGACTCGGCGACTCGGGTGCATCGGATGGTTCGCCGCAATCAAGATTCGGCAAAGGAGCGTAGTGCATCCAGATCACGCAGCTGTCCATAACGGTAATGATCATCGTCCAGGCATAGCAAACAGTCTTTCAGGCTACAGTGTAGATTGTCCACGCCATCTATTGAGATTGACGTGTTGCACACTGATAGCATTCTCAGCTGTGGGATTTTAGCAATCCAATCAATCGCAGCATCAGAGATTTGAGTGTGCCACAAGAATAGGTATTGGAGACTCTCCATTCGCGACAGGTATCGAATACCGTGGTCGGAGATGCATGTCCCGCCGAGGTCAAGTGCCTCGCAATGCCGGAAAGTTCCAATTGCCTCCAGATCAGCGTCGTCAATGGGAAGGCAACGCAGGTACGCCCCCTGGACGGTCGATCGTAGAAAGTTCGTCGAATGAAACCAGAAAGACCCA
This window encodes:
- a CDS encoding type II toxin-antitoxin system RelE/ParE family toxin codes for the protein MDVRYAREVRDDLLVSMAWLDERCDGLGDQLETEFYAAVSVVQERPHSFASDHTGYRPSRLRRFTAVLYYRIESDVIIVMGLFVGGRDESRLQDRGEP
- a CDS encoding addiction module protein, with protein sequence MTVEQAISDIASLPLEEQLLVVQAIWDRMPQDAGTSLTNQQRAELDRRLANYLENPDSALTESQLRKQIRDSRS
- a CDS encoding cobalamin biosynthesis protein, whose protein sequence is MAAHVNPYEAPHHGTLDFTRRGITLIPRPLAAHTRKVVNRFGLFQLVWPIAVAYWTDTFVLDFWALFIATNGLRVTPASFKRFPWTAVMCFVYPVAFVVSATTHDPWDIWNWIPSRLSPVLLMQLASATWAVYAIWCILRCYFSHQRIPDGGSPGTPPTSHP